TGACCCTGCAACACGCTCTGCAGCGCGACGACGAGACTTTCTTAGGACGTTGGGCGATCGGCTCTCTGCCCCTGTGGTTCCCGAACTACAAGATCGAGATTACCTCGTCACGCAAGCCATTGCTGACTATCTTGCGGCCCCCCGCACCTTGAATGTCGACGGCATCATCTACCCCTCCGCGCAAAGTCGCCGCCCCGAAGAGCCACCGGCCGGCGATAACGTCGTTTTGTTTCGCAAAGCCTGTGATGTGAGCGGTGCCGACGGCGGCGGAGCCAGTGCGGAGGTCGCTCTGTGGGAGTACGAGGAGGACGGTCCGGGTAGGTGGTTCCATCCTTTGATCTTGTTTGTGGACCGGGACTCACCGTGGCATGAAGATCGCTCGGTGCTTCCGTCGCTGTCTTTGCAGCGAAATTCTATTGTCATTCACCACATCTGCGCAGTCCGCTATGACAGCGAGCCTTACCCTGTAGAGGGCGTTACTTCGCTACGTGACCGGCACTATGGCTGACGGGAAGCGATGATGGAGCCGCTGGCTGAGCCGTCTTCCGCCCAATAGCTCGGAGAGGCAATATAGATCGGGAAGGCCAGTTCACCGGATGACAAAGCTATCGTTCGAGCATTTTCAAGGCTGATAGACAGATAAGCGAAGCACCGCCGCCCTATAGAGAACTCAGGCCATTATTAGCTTCAGCCTGCTTACTGCTGTTTCCGCAAATCATTATGTACAGCGCCGTTTCGCCTTGTCCGACGCCATTAAGTACCCCTACCGCTTCGTGGACCTGACACAGGGAGAGCGCTACTGCGCCTCAGCCCCCTCCGGCAGCTCCAAGAGCACTATCTCCGGCTCACGTCCGATCCACTCCCGCAGATATCGCCTGAGCTTCAACGCGATCTCCTCCTGATCGCTCGGCAAGACCAGCATCGCCCGCTGGTACTTCTGCTCGATCTGCGCAAGGCGGGCAAGATACCTTCCAACGTAGTGCGGCGCCATCGAACTGCTTGCGCCGATGATTTCGACGCCAATCAATAGTTCTCCCTGCCGCACCACCAGGTCAGGCTCAAAGCGGGCATTGGACCGAACCTCCCGGATCTCGTCGACTGGCCCAATGCCCAGCAGGTCGGGCTGCGCCATCAGCAGCTTGCGGGCCTCCGCGTCAAAACTCGCCACCCGACGCTTCGCCTCAAGGATGCGGGGGATGTCGCCGCTTCTGCGGTTCGCGAGCAGTTCGTCGATCACTTCACGCACCGCGCTCGCTTTGGTTTCACCTTTCAGAACCATCGGCGCCAGCTCGTCGGCTTTGACACGGTCGAGCCGGTGCAGCGTGCTCAACTGGCTTACAGCTACGAAGTTGGCAGTGATCTTCCGCTCAGCAACGGCCTCTGGGTATTGCAACACCAAGAAACGGTACGCACGTTCGTAGTCGCGCGCCCGATGCACGGGTAGTTGAGTCGCAGCCCGAATTCTTTCAGCCACAAGGTCGGCTGAGTCACCGGCTTTGCTGCCGTTCTGAGTGATTTCAGCCACGCGACGGCCTTGGCTGAACCACAACGGAACCGACTGATCGTCTGGATCCCGATCGATCGGACGTGCCATATGAGATACCTAAATAAATTTACAGCGTTAAAAAAACGCAAAAAAGAGGGCTTGTGGAAGCACAAATCCGATGCTAGATTTGTGACATCTTCCACATAACTATGAACAAGCACCCAAAAACACCTGCTGCAGCACCTCAAAACACCGTCCAGGGCGCCCGCCCACTCGGCCGCATCAGCGGCCGCCCGGCGATCTTCTTTTACAGCCGCAAAGCAGGCGGCACCTTGGCGCTGGAATCGGCCGGCGAACGGATCATTGCTCAGCTGGCTGAGCTGGATCCTCGCGTGAAAACAATTTCAGCACAACCCTTCTCACTCGACATCAACACGGGAAAAGTTTTCAAGACCCGTCGTGAGCTCGAAGCTGCCCGCAGAGGCCGCAAAGTCGTCGACGCACTGCGACGCGACTACACCCCGGACCTGCTCCTGGTCCTGCACGATCACACCCGAATCGTTGTTGAAGCCAAGGATCCCCGTCACCTCCTGACGGATCCGCTCGATCAGGCCAAGCACGAGCGCGCCAAGCGCATCCTTGCGATGCGAGGCGATCGCCTGCTCCTGATCCCCCTTCAATACGACGAAAGCACCCCGCTGATTCATAACGCGGAACTGCTCATCCGCTCCCTATTCCAGTCGGTCGATCCGACCGTGATCAGCCAGCTCAGCGAAAGAATCGAAGCCGTCCTTGGCGACGCCTCGATGCGCCTGGGCGACCTCATGCGTGCGCTTGGCCTGACCTTGCGCGATGCACCCCAACTGATCACGCACGGCGCGATTAGCGCCGACTTGTCTCGAATCGTCCTGAACGCAGACGCACCCGTCTGTTCAGCACGAGGCTCACTGAGCCATCTCGAACTACTTGACCTGGGGGAGGAAAAATCATGAGCAGATTCACGCAGCGGGAAGAACGGCTTCAAGCCGGTGACCGGGAGTTCGTCGTCCGGTCGATTGACCCCATCAACAAGTCGGTCGAGTTGCTCGACCCAAGCACCGGTGACGTAAACAAGATGACCCTCGCGGCAATGCGCCGACAGCTGTCCGACGGCCAACTGCGTAGGGTCACCGTGTGTCCGTTATCGGGCACTGTGCGCGAGCTTGAACAAAGCGCGAAGGCGCGCCAGACCTACCTGTTCAACCAGACTCGGGTGCAACGGATTGAGCACTTCATGCGAGACGGCGACACAAAAGCGGAGGCAATCCGAAGGATGTGCGCCGAACCACTCACGCTGAACGACGGAGTCATCGTCTCACCGATTTCCATTCGCCAGGCGTATCGCCTGATGGATGCCGCAAGGACCTCACCTCAAGAACTTCTGCCGGCCTACGTGGGGCGAGGAAACCGTACCGCTCGCTATCCCGACGAAGTGGAGAGGCTCGTCCGAGACCTCATCGAAGAGGAATACGCCAAAGTGCACTCGCGCATCACCTTGCGCAAGCTCGCGGATTTCGCGACAACATTTGCCAAAGAACGGGAACTGATCGCAGAGCATCGTCGTGTCAGCCGAGCTTACGTCAGAGATATCCTTGTGACCCACTACCATGGGGATATCAGCCATAGACGCCTTGATCCCCGAGTCGCGCGGGCTGCAAAACATGTTGCCCAACAGCGGATTCACGTCGATGCCGCGCTGCAACGCGTAGAGCAAGACACGCTTGTTCTGCCGCTCATCATCAAGACAGCTGACGGCAACGTCCACCAACCCCACTTGATGGTTTGCATGTGCTGCGGCACGGCCATGCCCTTGGGCTGGTTGCTCTCGCTCACCCCGGTCACCGAAGAAGACACGTTCCAGTGCCTGGACATCAGCCTGCGCTCGAAAGCCGAACGCTTCGAGCAACTCGGCATCGACTGCGACATCGACCCATTCGGCCTCTTCGCAAACCTGTACCTGGATAACGGCCCCGAAAACAAAGGCAAACGCATTACCCAGATCGCAACCGTCGGAATCAGCATCACTCGCGTTGCCGGACACTCGGGACATCGCAAGCCGTTCATCGAGCGGCTCTTCAAGAGCCTGAAGCTAGCACTCGAAAGCCTTTCGGGTTTCACACGTTTCGACGAAAAAGATGGGACGCGTGTGGCCGAGGCGGAAAAAGAGGCGCTGATGACCTTCGAGCAGGCTGAGCAATGGCTCGTGCGTTGGCTCTATGAAGTTTGGCCCCATACGCCGCTCGACCGCTTCGTCACGGCCGACTACGACATCGAAAAAGCACCTGGTATCACGCCGGCCGCCCGCTGGAAGCACTATGAGCAGCACTCGATCCTGCCGTCACCGCCGGACCGGACACAGTGGGTAAGACTACGGTACGTCACTAGCGTTCGAAGCATGAGTCCGAAGACGGGGGTGCCGATTGAAGGCTTTCGATTCCGAGGCGACAATCTGCGCCATCTCATCGCCCAGTATGGACCGGACTCGAAGGTCACCGTTTATTACAACCCGTCCGACTACCGTTTCGCATATGTCGCCGACAAGAAAACGGGCGAACTGCTGCAACTGGTCAACGCCGAAGTCCGTGCCTCCACGCCTGCCTTCTCGTTCAGTGAAGCTAAGAAGCGGCGCGCACACGTCCGTGCCAGCAATCCACCGATGCCCGAGAGCGTGGCGGCCTTCAACAGCGATCTCGCCAAAGCTTCAGTCTCAGACGCCAGCCACAAGCGGGGGATTCGGCAACGCCAGCACGCCATTCGCGAGTCTGCCAAACTTGACAAGGCGCTGCAGAAGAGCCGCACAAATCCGCTGCCGGCGGACGCCGACACCGATCGTCTGCCTACGTTGATGGACGACTGCTTCATCACGGAAGACGCCATTCCTGCATTCGAGGTCGAGGCGAAGCCAACGCAACCCAATGCCGGTAACGCGCGATGAGTGTTTCTCTCAAGCTACGCGGCGCGCTCGATCACACGATCGTGCAACATCCGGCATTCAAAACTGTCCTGCAGCGGCTCGATGAACTGATTCTGGATCATCGAGCTGGGGCAGGGCCGAGCATGGAGATGCTGGTCGGCCCGTCACGGATCGGCAAGACAGAGATCCTGGCGCGCCTGGCGGGCACCTATCCTGAGCGTCGCGAAAACGGCCGGCTGATCAAGCCGGTCCTTTTCGTGGCGATTCCCTCAGGTACGTCCCCCAAGGACCTCCCGCTGAGCGTGATGCAGGCGCTCGGCGTACCGCTCCCTCGGGGACGCATTCGCACGAACGCCCTCCTCCAGATGATGCTCGACAAGCTCCAACTCGCACAGACGATGGTGATCCTCTTTGACGAGGCATCCCATCTCGTCGACGTCGGCAGCCGCATTCCCCCCCGCCAAGCCTCCGACTGGTTCAAGGCCCTCTTCGATAGTGCCCGCACATCGATCGTGCTCTCGGGGGTGCCGCGACTCCAACGCCTGCTCGGCAGCAATGAACAACTGCAGGGCCGCTGCCAGCGACCGCTCGAACTCATGCCCTACCGCTGGGATCGCCAAGAAGAACGCCTGGCATTTGCCGGCTGCACGCAGTTCTTCCTGAAGCAGTTCGCTGACAACGCCTGCCCGATTGACCTACCGTCTTGGAACAAAGACACCCTGACACGGCATCTGTACGCGCTCAGTGCGGGCAACATCGGCCTCCTGACCCTCTTCTTCAAGACGCTGGCACGCCACACCCGGACCGCCGGCCCCATCGGACTCAATGCACTTCAAACGGCAAGCACTCACATCAATCTACCCGCCAATTCGCTACTGGTGCCCTTCAGGCATGAGGAGATGCCCGATGAACATCTGCTTCAACTGCTGACGGCCGAACTCGCTACCTATGATATCGAGTTGCCGATCGAATCGCCTGCCATGGAGCTGGCGGCCCACCGGCATGCGATCGGAGCGGTGCCCGTATGACCGCGCTCCTGCATATCTTCCCACCGGAGGGCGCGGAAGGACCGATCGAATACCTTCGCCGCCTCTCCTTTCATAATGGCTACAGCGACTGGCGCAGTCTCGTCCGGGCGACAGGTCTGAACCCCAGTCTCAACGCCCTGTGGAAAAATCAGCCCGCCTTGTCCGACACGCTTGGCCTTGACCCCGAATGGCTGAGAACCGTCATGCCCGCTGCACTGGCGGGTACCGGCCTGCATGACCCGTATTTTCGGCGCACATCGGTCGATGCGATCTGTCCCGCCTGCCTTGCCGAGGGCAATCACCTACATCACGCCTGGTCCCACAGTCTTGTGAGCGCCTGCCCGATCCACGGCACCACCTTATTGGACGCGTGCCCCTGTTGCGGGACCCCCTTGGCACCGGATCGGTTTGACCCGGCGACATGCGAATGCGGCTACGACCTGCGCGAAGCCACCGCAGAAGTCGCCGGCCCATTCGAAATCTGGGTCAGCGCACGGCTTGCGGGTGATATGCGTCCGGTCGAGAGCCTTCCCGAAATCGGGACCCCAGAGGATTACGCGACCCTTGGAAAGCTTCTCTTCTCACTGGCCGTGCGCCTTGATCCGACCGCGAAGGTGAAACCTGCCAAGGCATCCCGCCCTCACGATGTTGCCCAAACACGTACGCTGCTCGACTCGATCCGCCCCCTCTTCTCATGCTGGCCGGAAGGGTTCAATGCGCACGTTCGCGAGCGGCTGGCCGCTGGCAATCAAACCCAGTTCAGCCCCTCGGGACGACTCGGCCCGTGGTACGGCGCACTGCACGGCATGTCCCGCAAAGCGCATGCCTTCGCGCCACTGTGGACGGCATTTTCCGATGCCATGCTTGAACACTTCGATGGCAACCTTCGTGGCCAGAAGGTACTGACCCCGTCACCGGATCGCGAGCGTCGCTTCGTACCCCTCGCAACGGCGGCGCAGCTGCTCGAGGTCGGCGCGTCCAAGCTCAGTGCCGCGCTTCAGGCCGGCATCGTGAGCGGGCACTTCAGCCGTCAGGGCACGGCCTACACGATGGCGCTAATGGATCGTGCGGAAGTCGAGCGCATCCAGATAGCACGTGCTCGCTGGATTTATGCAGACGCCGCCGCCAGTATGGCCGGCGTACCCCTGTCGGTGATCACTCACCTCACAAAGGCGGGCGTCCTCGTGAGCGACGAGCGCTGGGCACTGGACATCTCGAAAGGGGGGCCGATCGAGAAGGCGAGTCTCGATGCACTGCTCGAACGACTCACATCTCACCTGGTGCCACGAGACGTTCCGGATACATTGCGCTTCGGCCAGCTCGTCGGTCGCCGCACCACGGATATCAAAGGCCTCCACCAGCTCTACCGCGCAATCTCATCCGGCGAGGTTCGCCCGGTCCGTCTATCGTCGGACGCCTTTGGGCTTGATGGCTTCAGCT
Above is a window of Azoarcus olearius DNA encoding:
- a CDS encoding TniQ family protein — its product is MTALLHIFPPEGAEGPIEYLRRLSFHNGYSDWRSLVRATGLNPSLNALWKNQPALSDTLGLDPEWLRTVMPAALAGTGLHDPYFRRTSVDAICPACLAEGNHLHHAWSHSLVSACPIHGTTLLDACPCCGTPLAPDRFDPATCECGYDLREATAEVAGPFEIWVSARLAGDMRPVESLPEIGTPEDYATLGKLLFSLAVRLDPTAKVKPAKASRPHDVAQTRTLLDSIRPLFSCWPEGFNAHVRERLAAGNQTQFSPSGRLGPWYGALHGMSRKAHAFAPLWTAFSDAMLEHFDGNLRGQKVLTPSPDRERRFVPLATAAQLLEVGASKLSAALQAGIVSGHFSRQGTAYTMALMDRAEVERIQIARARWIYADAAASMAGVPLSVITHLTKAGVLVSDERWALDISKGGPIEKASLDALLERLTSHLVPRDVPDTLRFGQLVGRRTTDIKGLHQLYRAISSGEVRPVRLSSDAFGLDGFSFSTDDVRRYLGSVGLAEGMTLTQLEKVTSWKYEAISHWADIGLLRTINVTLHGRAARLVSHAALAEFRNDWIPIADLARAMGSKSSALTKKAQERGLIIYGQRELQGGAKRGGLLRLADLATFVFA
- a CDS encoding TniB family NTP-binding protein, producing MSVSLKLRGALDHTIVQHPAFKTVLQRLDELILDHRAGAGPSMEMLVGPSRIGKTEILARLAGTYPERRENGRLIKPVLFVAIPSGTSPKDLPLSVMQALGVPLPRGRIRTNALLQMMLDKLQLAQTMVILFDEASHLVDVGSRIPPRQASDWFKALFDSARTSIVLSGVPRLQRLLGSNEQLQGRCQRPLELMPYRWDRQEERLAFAGCTQFFLKQFADNACPIDLPSWNKDTLTRHLYALSAGNIGLLTLFFKTLARHTRTAGPIGLNALQTASTHINLPANSLLVPFRHEEMPDEHLLQLLTAELATYDIELPIESPAMELAAHRHAIGAVPV